The genomic window CGATATACATGGATGCCCTTGCTAAGTCAGGCAAACCGTGGAAGGCCTTCAAGATTTTCAAGGAGATGAAGCAGAAAGGCGTTCGAATCGATACCGTTGCTTACAACACTGCGATCCATGCGGTTGGGCTCGCACAGGGCGTCGACTCTGCTGTAAGGTTGTACAGACAGATGCTATTGTCAAGTTATTCTGGTTGCAAGCCGAATACTGCCACTTACAATGCGATTGTCAAGTTATTCTGCAAGGAGGGTAGGTTCAAGGAAGGGTATGCGTTTGTTCAGCAGATGCTCAAAACTGGCTGCAAGCCCGACGTGCTCACATACCATTGCTTTTTACAGTATTTGAGCCGTCCACTGGAGGTCCTCGGACTGTTTGAGAAAATGCTTGAGAGGGGTTGTCAGCCAAGGATGGACACATATGTCATGCTTATTAAGAGGTTTGGGCGTTGGGGGTTCCTTCGGCTAGTGTTCATTGTGTGGAAGGCAATGGAAGAGCAGGGTCTTAGCCCGGATGCATTTGCATACAATGCACTTAATGATGCATTACTGCAAAAGGGTATGGTGGATTTGGCTAGGAAGTATGATGAGGAAATGCTTGCGAAGGGACTCTCACCTAAACCAAGGAAAGAGCTGGGGACTAAGTTACCAGAAGCAGAGTCTGATAGTGATAACGCATTAAACGGTGTGCTTTGATTTCTGAGAGCTAGACAGGGATGGACATTATCATGTTCTACTACCCATTGTTATCATTGAAACAATGATTTGAATATGCTGATGTTCCCAAATATAGGCTGCTTTTTATTGAAGGAGATCTAATATGAATCCATGGATGTTGTATGGAATTGGAGGCAGACTGAACCATATTGCATTGCTGTCAATTATCATTAGGTTATTATCTGACAAATCTGTAGAAGAGCTGGGCCTCCAGAGATTTATGTGTTCCTGTAATCATAGGTGGACATGGTCGCATGTGTAGGAAAAAGAATTATGATATGCTCATGGGCCTCCACCAAGTTGACATAAGAAGTGGATGAGAGGACCAAGAAGAACCAGCAATGAAGCAAAGTGACAAAGGCCATTTAGTTTGTAAAAACTATGGTCACTAGTCAGGCAGGTTCAGCTTGCTAGCCTCATGGTGAAACCTGGAGCAGGATTGCAGGAATACTGCAGGTATTTATTCAGCCAAGTCAGCATATCAGACCCAATTTTTATCTCATTTATTACTGAGTTAAATTTGGATGAAAGTTGAAACGCGGAACTTCAGATGAAATGCAGAACTTCATGTGGTTGCTCTGAAGTCTTCACAGCAGACAAACTGCTTGCCAGGGGATGGATGGCAATCATGGCATGCAAACTCAACTTTATTATGAACTGCTTGTTCGTACCATGCAGACCCATGTGGAGAAAATTCAGAATAAATATATGTTTGGATGTTTGAAAGAAACTGGCGGATTTCTGAGCACCTTGGAGGACCTTGGCAATTGGCATGCCACGTACTGTATTGTCAAAAATCCTGTAGGAAGTCTGCATCGCTAGCTTTGCTTACTGTTGTCAAGCTTTTCAGTAGTGTCTCTTTTCTTCTTTGGTTCCAGTTTTCTTAGCTGATGCATTAACCATGCCACCTTTGTAATTTGACTCCCTTTAGAGAATCGGCAGATAACCTGCCAGTTTCCACTAAACAAAATAGTTGAGGAAGGATCTGTGAACAATGTGGAGTTTTCATGCACTTGGGAGGAAGATTTATGTTGGAAATTTCTAAAATGTTAGATGCATTGACTAGGAGTTTGATGCTAACAAGTGAGATGGAATGAATAGTAGTAGTTGCTCCTAGCATTATCAGTCAGTCATTGTATCGTTGCTTCCTAAGAATCCAAGGAAGGATATAAAGGACATCAATACATCATTAATTCAATTATCTTTTGAAGTGTAGGAAAATGCAACATCTTTCTGGCACCTGATATTAGCGACAAATAGCTTTCTCCAAACTGCTATCATACATTGCCTTTCTCTTAGATCAAGCTACTACCAAactcaaaaaagaagaagatcaagctACTACCATGTATGGCGTGCTCAACGTGTTCGACAGAATGGCTCAGGCATCGCACCaactctctttctttgcttccttTTAACATCATCTGGGACATGCAGAAAAACAGGTTCCTATATGTTCTTTATTTTTTTGGTCTCTATATAGTAGTGTACTGTACTGATGTACGAATAACTGAATCCAGGCAATCATGCATGAAATTGTTGTCAAATCGTTCAAATGTAAATGCATGGACCCTATGTAGTACGATCATATTGAATCTGTATGTCACATGCATATATAATCTTGAATTCTTGATGGCAACCAGACGATCGACCATGTGTCTCCACTCTCCAGGCGTACATTTGTAGGTCCATGCATTCCGCTGTGCTGCTTAATGCTTGTATCAACTTATCCACCAAACTGTCGACAGCCTCACCAGAACGGCAGCGTGCTGTTCCTGCTGCCTTGTCCGGCCACGGGCACgtaggcacggcctgctcccgGTACGCTACGGGGCGCTCATCTCATGGCCCCCATGTCTGCAGGCGCACGTACCGGCAGCTACCACACTGTCTCCCTACCTGGCCCAACGACGACTTGCCTGAGATCGAGACGGGGCATGCACGTCCGTGTACCTTGTACGCACGCAGGTGATCGAGCTAGCTGCTGCCTTGCAGGTCGCGTATCGCCGATGAACCGTACCGTCGCACCTGTGGCCTGTCGTCTGACCGTCGGCCGcgcggggccggggccggggcccgGCCGGCGTGGCTGGAGCCGTCCGTGCGATCCGTATCGGGCGGGACCGGAGCATGCGTCGTCGAACGGGAGAGCAACGCAGTAATGGCGCCGTGCCGACGGCCTGGGACTTGTCGACGACACGCGAGGCCCCGCGCGGCCCGCGGGTCCGCGACCAcggcgcgtgcgtgcgtgcgctcACGCAGCGACGGGCGCCTCCGTTCCGATCCGCTGATGGCGCTCGCGGCCGTGCGTTAACGACGTTGTCCCCGGACAGGGCGGCGTGCGCGCGGGGCGACAGCGCCACGGCCGCGCCCAATGGGCGGTGGGCCATGGCCAACGACCCGTCGGTAAGGGCGGTAGTACAGCGAGTCGGCGTCAGCGCGCGGCGCCGTGGAAAACGAACGCGCCTGCTGGGTCTCAGGTCTCACTGTTGCGTGCGCCGTCGGGCACGCTCCACGCACGGAAAGGTCGTCGACCGGCCGGCCGGCTCGCCACCTGAGATGTGTGTTCACACGAGCCCTCGTTGTCATATCAGAATCCGGATCTGCGTGAATTGTGATCTAGGCATGTCTATCTCGTTGCACGACATGAAAGGATCGATGATAGATGCTGGAGCTCGATCGATCTCCGTGGTAGTTACACGCTTACGGTGACTAATTTGCACGCATGTTGGACCGTCGGATCTCATGCCATGCATACACGAATCGGATCCTCCGGCGCATGGCCATATAATAATTCAGGCAGGCAATGGCGTGCGACGCCGTCGACGCCTGGACGGAGCAACAAGCCGCCAGCCGGGGCGCCGCGGTTGAAAGCCGCGTAGTATCATGCCGCCGTACGGCTCGCTAGGTAACCGCCATCAAGACCCATACGGCCACTTGCATGCCTGGCCGCGCGCCACGACGACGACGGTGATCGATCTGATCTCCATGACCTCGCACCTATCGATCCATCGGGATCATCAGGGCGTCGATCGCCGTGGTGGCTTCCTAGTTGCGTCACATCGTGTTCGTGACAGCAGCAGCTTGTGGCTCCCTATGCCTGCGACACTGCAGTGGCAGCAGGCAAGGTCCGGCCGGTCACGGATCTATCGATCGATGAACTGCCTCGGTTGATCTGATGGACATTGCGAGTGATGGAAGATGACGACGTGTTTGTACGTGCGTACAGGCGGCCTGCCGAACACAACAGCTGGGCTCCTCGAGTCGACGGGCTAACCGCTGCTAGTGCCTGCAGCCCACGGCGGCCGCTCTGCTAGCTTGTTACTCCCCGTAAAGAATGCAATCACTTGTTGCGTGCCAGCCAAAGTAGTTCACGCTTTACTAAATTTTTAAAAAgtaatattcatatttatggctccaaaataatttattataaaaatatatttcgtaataaatattgatacttttttttatctataattgatcgaacTTAAGATACAAAACCATGACACTGTgctagaattacattcttttctgGACGGAGGAAGTAACTCTGTCAAAAAATGAAAAACAAGTCAAACGTTCTTGAGTTTGaacaatttaaaaaaatattaatacttaTATATCTAAATAATTTACTTTTTTAGAGTCTAAATAATTTACTATGAAATGtatttaataattaattaatatTAATAATTCTTTgcataaatttggttaaacttaaatTGTCCGATTCCTTGAAAAGTGAGAATTGCTTTTTTTTTGGACATATGGAGTACATTAATTGTTGGCCTATACCTTGGTGGCAAGTTTTGTTCATGGACGACGGTTCTTGTCGACAAAGCTTTTGGATTTTCAGCGTAATTATGCATTTTATTATGAGGATATACAACATTTCCAATAAATCGAATCCCTACAGATTAAAATCCACTGAAATTATTAAATTTTGTAAAGGAACAAGTACATGGTTGCACAGaatatactcttttaacaaataaTAACCACTATAACTCGTTTTTTTTTAAAATGCAGTGGCGTTAGGCCTCTTATGGTGTATGAATTTCTTTTGAAATCTTATTTTGTTATTTGGTGGCAATTGATTTATGTGTTGGAAAAACATGGAATATTAGATGACTCAGTGTGGAACTTCCAAAGGAATGGTTCTATGTTTTTcttaagtcaaactatcttaagtttcaCTAAATATATACTCCCTTCTTTTCATTTTATCTGGCGTAAGTTAGAATAACACGGTCTCCTAGATTACACTTGGACCATTCATTTGCTttatattatttatgcttataaacttataatcattggatagTATAATTCCTTACAAATCTAATCATATAAAATTTGTATTATACTAGTTAAAAATTATTAgcctaattattggtcaaagtttttaaagtttgagTCTTGCGCCAGATAAAATGGAACGGAGGAAGTATAAAATTAGCATTAGCATCTACCACAAGAAACCGTAAATTATGAAATGTATACTCTCTTCATCTCAAAAAGAATTAATGTAATTCTAGATATGAATGTAGACAAGTATTTGTCTATACCTAGAATTTTGTTTTTTAAGGAGGGAGTATATCGTCTAATATCGTAAATATTACactcttttctataaacttagttaaatttTGAAGAAAGGTTTGACTTTGTACAAAATTATAATGTCCTATGAGagtatttcttcttcttcttcttttttacaaAAAAGGGCGGTTCTTCTTTGACGTTGCTGATTTGGCGTTAGCAGAGTCCAAAGCCAGCGGATAATGCTCAGAGCCAGAAACAGGCGACCGCGGGTGCAGGTGCAGTGCACTAGTGCAGCTATCCATGtgacagcatgttcgtttggctgggctggttcattgctggttcgtgaagaagtactgctggctggtttatgtgagagaaaatactCTTCCGGCTGAAAacttatgatcgtttacgaccgtTTCACCCCAGCCGAACGTCTAATCGACGGCGCGCATCAAAAACCGTGGGCGCGCGCGTCGTGGCCTAGCGACCAGCACCATCGCCGCACCGGGGGTCGCCTTGAGCCACCAAGTGGCACAGTTGAAAGCGCCCCTCAATCGCTCGTCGGCCATGACTCCatgagaagagaaaaaggcaccTTCCCTTTTGCGTTGTGCGCCGCGTTGCCCGATCGACCGTCCGTGGACTGGAGAGTGGAGACTGGACGGGCTCCTCGTCCTCGGCCCTTTGATCGTCATGGGAGCGTTCGGCTGGCATTAAATGATACTGTAGCAGCTGAAAAAATTCGCTATTGCAGCTGAAAAATAGtgggaaaaaaatactgttccagctgaaaaaaaaaa from Miscanthus floridulus cultivar M001 chromosome 11, ASM1932011v1, whole genome shotgun sequence includes these protein-coding regions:
- the LOC136494511 gene encoding pentatricopeptide repeat-containing protein At1g80550, mitochondrial-like, whose protein sequence is MLFLVRRHRRLALPFSTLHAPAPARASTPTPPSSLDASAVLETLSLYANDWRRALDFFHWSACPGGANLPPTAATLARAVDILGKHFEFPQATSLLLSHHDPGDPAFLRLALRALLNRLAAANLVDDALRALDSTAASIGLRDEASFHLLGDALCDHRRVNEAEHLCFGKDPPPFPPGTKTHNLLLRGWAKTRAWVRLWQLWFDMDRRGRGVAKDLHSYSIYMDALAKSGKPWKAFKIFKEMKQKGVRIDTVAYNTAIHAVGLAQGVDSAVRLYRQMLLSSYSGCKPNTATYNAIVKLFCKEGRFKEGYAFVQQMLKTGCKPDVLTYHCFLQYLSRPLEVLGLFEKMLERGCQPRMDTYVMLIKRFGRWGFLRLVFIVWKAMEEQGLSPDAFAYNALNDALLQKGMVDLARKYDEEMLAKGLSPKPRKELGTKLPEAESDSDNALNGVL